One part of the Streptomyces nigra genome encodes these proteins:
- a CDS encoding class I SAM-dependent methyltransferase — translation MKRHEFLKELHKVSGNRTYLEIGVNDGRSLRLSRVPSVAVDPAFKVVTELRCDVHLVRATSDDFFARPDPLIHLKGGRHPLRNLRRGRHPLGHWRRPVIDLAFIDGMHLFEYALRDFMNIERYADWTSVIVFDDMLPRTTDEAARDRHTDAWTGDVFKLADILARHRPDLLAVPVDTRPTGQLVVLGADPRSTVLRDRYDEIVAEYDVPDPQKVPETVLDRTGAVAPRTLLDAGFWGPLIRARRLGLPRTRGWEPLRAAVERAVAPR, via the coding sequence GTGAAACGCCATGAGTTCCTGAAGGAACTGCACAAGGTCAGCGGCAACCGCACCTATCTGGAGATCGGCGTCAACGACGGCCGCAGCCTGCGCCTGTCCCGCGTACCCAGCGTCGCCGTCGACCCCGCCTTCAAGGTCGTCACCGAACTCCGCTGCGACGTCCACCTCGTCCGGGCCACCAGCGACGACTTCTTCGCCCGCCCCGACCCGCTGATCCACCTCAAGGGCGGCCGGCACCCGCTGCGCAACCTCCGCCGCGGCCGTCACCCGCTCGGACATTGGCGCCGCCCCGTGATCGACCTGGCGTTCATCGACGGCATGCACCTGTTCGAGTACGCGCTGCGGGACTTCATGAACATCGAGCGGTACGCCGACTGGACGAGCGTGATCGTCTTCGACGACATGCTGCCGCGCACCACCGACGAGGCGGCCCGCGACCGGCACACGGACGCCTGGACCGGCGACGTCTTCAAACTCGCCGACATCCTGGCCCGGCACCGCCCCGACCTGCTCGCCGTCCCCGTCGACACCCGGCCCACCGGCCAGCTCGTCGTCCTCGGCGCCGACCCCCGCAGCACCGTGCTGCGCGACCGGTACGACGAGATCGTCGCCGAGTACGACGTCCCCGACCCCCAGAAGGTCCCCGAGACCGTCCTCGACCGCACCGGCGCGGTGGCCCCGCGAACCCTGCTCGACGCGGGCTTCTGGGGCCCATTGATTCGCGCCCGGCGCCTGGGCCTGCCGCGCACCCGGGGCTGGGAGCCCCTGCGCGCGGCGGTGGAACGGGCGGTCGCCCCCCGGTAG
- the rfbB gene encoding dTDP-glucose 4,6-dehydratase — translation MNVLVTGAAGFIGSAYVRALLARRSADAPHVTVLDKLTYAGSRDNLPADHPRLTFVRGDIRDTALVDKLMAEAGQVVHFAAESHVDRSITGARDFVLTNVVGTQVLLDAALRHGVGPFVHISTDEVYGSLATGSAREDDPLRPSSPYSASKASADLLALSYHRTHGLDVRVTRCSNNYGPRQFPEKLIPLFVTRLLDGHTVPLYGDGRHVRDWLHVDDHCHGVELVRTRGRPGETYNIGGGTELSNKELTALLLDACGAGWDRVEHVEDRKGHDLRYSVDWTKARTELGYRPRRDFTTGLAETVAWYRENRAWWEPLTRRAGEEAGG, via the coding sequence ATGAACGTCCTCGTCACCGGCGCCGCCGGCTTCATCGGCTCCGCGTACGTCCGCGCCCTGCTCGCCCGGCGCTCCGCCGACGCGCCCCACGTCACCGTGCTGGACAAGCTCACCTACGCCGGAAGCCGGGACAACCTGCCCGCCGACCACCCCCGGCTGACGTTCGTGCGCGGCGACATCCGCGACACCGCCCTCGTCGACAAGCTGATGGCGGAGGCCGGCCAGGTCGTGCACTTCGCCGCCGAGTCCCACGTCGACCGGTCGATCACCGGCGCCCGCGACTTCGTCCTCACCAACGTCGTCGGCACCCAGGTCCTCCTCGACGCCGCCCTGCGGCACGGCGTCGGCCCCTTCGTGCACATCTCCACCGACGAGGTCTACGGCTCCCTCGCCACCGGCTCCGCCCGCGAGGACGACCCCCTGCGGCCCAGCTCGCCGTACTCCGCCTCCAAGGCCTCCGCCGACCTGCTCGCCCTGTCCTACCACCGCACCCACGGCCTCGACGTGCGCGTCACCCGCTGCTCCAACAACTACGGCCCGCGCCAGTTCCCCGAGAAGCTGATCCCGCTCTTCGTCACCCGCCTCCTCGACGGGCACACCGTGCCCCTGTACGGCGACGGGCGCCACGTCCGCGACTGGCTGCACGTCGACGACCACTGCCACGGCGTCGAACTCGTCCGCACCCGGGGCCGCCCCGGCGAGACCTACAACATCGGCGGCGGCACCGAACTCAGCAACAAGGAGCTGACCGCACTGCTGCTGGACGCCTGCGGCGCCGGCTGGGACCGCGTGGAGCACGTCGAGGACCGCAAGGGCCACGACCTGCGCTACAGCGTCGACTGGACCAAGGCCCGCACCGAACTCGGCTACCGGCCGCGCCGCGACTTCACCACCGGTCTCGCCGAGACCGTCGCCTGGTACCGCGAGAACCGCGCCTGGTGGGAGCCGCTGACCCGGCGCGCGGGGGAGGAGGCAGGGGGATGA
- the rfbD gene encoding dTDP-4-dehydrorhamnose reductase, with the protein MRWLVTGAGGLLGRDTAAALRAQGEPVTALGRAALDITDPAAVDRALAAHRPALVVNCAAYTAVDDAEHDEEHALRVNAEGPRVLARACAAHGARLLHVSTDYVFAGDARAPYPEDHPPGPRTAYGRTKLAGERAVLGELPHAAAVVRTAWLYGVHGPSFVRTMIRLEASRDTVDVVDDQRGQPTWSADLARTLVRLGPRVGHDVTGVLHATNAGEATWYELAREVFAGLGADPARVRPVGGAAFPRPAPRPAYSVLAHGRLRRLRLPPPRDWRAALHEALPEIREETLRETP; encoded by the coding sequence ATGAGGTGGCTGGTCACCGGGGCGGGCGGCCTGCTGGGCCGGGACACGGCCGCCGCACTCCGCGCGCAGGGCGAACCGGTGACCGCGCTCGGCCGCGCCGCCCTCGACATCACCGACCCCGCCGCCGTGGACCGCGCCCTCGCCGCCCACCGGCCCGCTCTGGTCGTCAACTGCGCCGCCTACACCGCCGTCGACGACGCCGAGCACGACGAGGAACACGCCCTGCGCGTCAACGCCGAAGGCCCCCGCGTCCTCGCCCGCGCCTGCGCCGCGCACGGCGCCCGGCTGCTCCACGTCTCCACCGACTACGTCTTCGCCGGGGACGCCCGCGCCCCCTACCCCGAGGACCACCCGCCCGGCCCCCGCACGGCGTACGGGCGCACCAAACTCGCCGGGGAACGGGCCGTGCTCGGCGAACTCCCGCACGCCGCCGCGGTGGTGCGTACCGCCTGGCTGTACGGCGTCCACGGCCCCAGCTTCGTGCGCACCATGATCCGGCTGGAGGCGAGCCGCGACACCGTCGACGTCGTCGACGACCAGCGCGGCCAGCCCACCTGGAGCGCCGACCTCGCCCGGACCCTCGTCCGGCTGGGCCCGCGCGTGGGCCATGACGTCACCGGCGTCCTGCACGCCACCAACGCCGGTGAGGCCACCTGGTACGAGCTGGCCCGCGAGGTGTTCGCCGGCCTCGGCGCCGACCCCGCACGAGTGCGCCCGGTCGGCGGTGCCGCCTTTCCCCGGCCCGCGCCCCGCCCCGCGTACAGCGTCCTCGCGCACGGCCGGCTGCGACGGCTCCGCCTGCCGCCGCCGCGCGACTGGCGCGCCGCCCTGCACGAAGCCCTGCCCGAGATCCGCGAGGAGACCCTTCGTGAAACGCCATGA
- a CDS encoding metallophosphoesterase family protein, giving the protein MRLLLMSDTHLPKRAKALPEPLLAELPHADVVFHAGDWVDTATLDLLESRSARLVAVYGNNDGPGLRARLPEVARAELGGLRFGVVHETGAAQGREARCAARFPDLDVLVFGHSHIPWDTTAATGLRLLNPGSPTDRRRQPYCTYMTATVDAGALTDVELHRLPRR; this is encoded by the coding sequence GTGCGTCTGCTCCTGATGTCCGACACCCATCTGCCCAAGCGCGCCAAGGCCCTGCCCGAGCCGCTGCTCGCCGAACTCCCGCACGCCGACGTGGTGTTCCACGCCGGGGACTGGGTGGACACGGCCACGCTGGACCTGCTGGAGAGCCGCAGCGCACGGCTCGTCGCCGTGTACGGCAACAACGACGGGCCCGGGCTGCGGGCCCGCCTCCCCGAGGTCGCGCGGGCCGAACTCGGCGGGCTGCGCTTCGGCGTCGTCCACGAGACCGGCGCCGCCCAGGGCCGCGAGGCGCGGTGCGCGGCCCGCTTCCCCGACCTCGACGTCCTCGTCTTCGGGCACAGCCACATCCCCTGGGACACGACGGCCGCCACGGGGCTGCGGCTGCTCAACCCCGGTTCCCCCACCGACCGGCGCCGCCAGCCGTACTGCACGTACATGACGGCGACCGTCGACGCGGGCGCCCTCACGGACGTGGAGCTGCACCGGCTGCCGCGCCGCTGA
- a CDS encoding XdhC family protein — protein sequence MREILPVAAGWYTAGLPFGLATVVATSRSAPRDPGAAMAVGPGDEVVGSVSGGCVEGAVFELAQEVVASGEARLETFGYSDADAFAVGLTCGGEITLLLRPVTSTSDPVFGEVAGSVAAGRPVTVATVADGPAPRGASLAVWPDRVAGTLGASGLDAAVTADARGELALGATGMRHYGPHGERREDAVAVFLHSFAPPPRMLVFGAIDYAAAVARIGVFLGYRVTVCDARPVFATPERFPAEAEVVVDWPHRHLGRTDTDGRTVICVLTHDPKFDVPLLEVALRRPAAYIGAMGSRRTHDDRMRRLAEAGLGEAELGRLRSPVGLDLGARTPEEVAVSVAAEIVALRWGGSGRPLTATDGAVHPRRDGPPGG from the coding sequence CGACCCCGGCGCGGCGATGGCCGTGGGCCCCGGGGACGAGGTCGTGGGCAGCGTGTCCGGCGGCTGTGTGGAGGGGGCGGTCTTCGAGCTGGCCCAGGAGGTCGTGGCGAGCGGCGAGGCCCGCCTCGAGACCTTCGGGTACAGCGACGCGGACGCCTTCGCGGTGGGGCTGACCTGCGGCGGTGAGATCACACTGCTGTTGCGCCCGGTGACGTCCACGAGCGATCCGGTGTTCGGCGAGGTGGCGGGGTCGGTGGCGGCGGGCCGCCCGGTGACCGTGGCGACGGTGGCCGACGGGCCCGCGCCGCGCGGAGCCTCGCTCGCGGTGTGGCCGGACCGGGTCGCGGGGACGCTGGGGGCGTCCGGCCTCGACGCGGCGGTCACCGCCGACGCGCGCGGTGAACTCGCCCTGGGGGCCACGGGGATGCGGCACTACGGGCCGCACGGCGAGCGGCGCGAGGACGCGGTCGCCGTCTTCCTGCACTCGTTCGCGCCGCCGCCGCGCATGCTGGTGTTCGGCGCGATCGACTACGCGGCGGCGGTGGCGCGGATCGGTGTCTTCCTCGGCTACCGGGTCACGGTGTGCGACGCCCGCCCGGTCTTCGCCACACCGGAGCGGTTCCCGGCGGAGGCGGAGGTGGTCGTCGACTGGCCGCACCGCCACCTCGGCCGTACGGACACCGACGGGCGCACGGTGATCTGCGTCCTCACCCACGACCCGAAGTTCGACGTGCCGCTCCTGGAGGTGGCGCTGCGCCGGCCGGCCGCGTACATCGGGGCGATGGGCAGCCGCCGTACGCACGACGACCGGATGCGGCGGCTGGCCGAAGCGGGGCTCGGCGAGGCCGAGTTGGGGCGGCTGCGCTCACCGGTCGGGCTCGACCTGGGCGCCCGTACGCCCGAGGAGGTCGCCGTGTCCGTGGCCGCCGAGATCGTCGCGCTGCGCTGGGGCGGCAGCGGGAGGCCGCTGACCGCGACGGACGGGGCCGTCCATCCACGGCGGGACGGCCCGCCCGGCGGGTGA
- a CDS encoding glycosyltransferase family 2 protein, which yields MPVKVSVVVPVYNPGAHIEECVASLLRQSLPPDEYEVIFVDDGSTDGTGERLEELAAADPRVRVFHQQNSGWSGRPRNVGIAAARGTYVMFVDNDDHLGDEALERMYAYGTAHDADVVVGKMAGRGRGVPVELFRRDRPRATVANAPLIDSLTPHKMFRRAFLDATGLRFPEGRRRLEDHVFVTEAYLRAGNVAVLGGYVCYYHVRRDDSSNAGFQRIDPAGYFKNLREALDVVERYTEPGPLRDRLFRRWLRVEMVERMRGRRLLDLPPDHRRELFTQMHEVVVERFGPGVAAGLQPTQQIVAALIAADRYDAVEEFAAWEGGVALTAHPGRVEWEDGVLKVGFTAEYTVAGAPMTFSPGSAPTPLDGPPEDLAAAVEWVGADTVARFGQAGADLLLRERAGGAQYFQPVEVTRERVPAGDGDRFRLVLRARATVDPAELAGAGLWDSVVRVKLGGWTKECRLGPAPGTDRPAPLAALSGGRTVLPYWTSPHACLALDVDRATRRVGLGTLTPDDADVTDGRLRVRLPLHVPGGGVEAYLRLEASGTRRDVPAVLSPYGTGALLVADVPLDGLRGGRWRLALGVPGARFLPLPVALRVRAGGARVVRAPGRGPLRRRLRATTLGRTAARLRARVRARRG from the coding sequence ATGCCGGTCAAGGTGAGCGTGGTCGTCCCCGTGTACAACCCCGGGGCGCACATCGAGGAGTGCGTGGCGTCCCTGCTGCGGCAGTCCCTGCCGCCGGACGAGTACGAGGTGATCTTCGTCGACGACGGCTCCACCGACGGCACCGGGGAGCGGCTGGAGGAACTGGCCGCCGCGGACCCCCGGGTGAGGGTGTTCCACCAGCAGAACTCCGGCTGGTCGGGCAGGCCGCGCAACGTCGGGATCGCCGCCGCGCGCGGCACCTACGTGATGTTCGTGGACAACGACGACCATCTGGGCGACGAGGCCCTGGAGCGGATGTACGCCTACGGCACGGCCCATGACGCCGATGTGGTCGTCGGCAAGATGGCCGGGCGGGGCCGGGGGGTGCCGGTGGAGCTGTTCCGCCGCGATCGCCCGCGCGCCACCGTGGCGAACGCCCCGCTGATCGACAGCCTCACCCCGCACAAGATGTTCCGCCGGGCGTTCCTCGACGCGACCGGTCTGCGCTTCCCGGAGGGCCGACGGCGACTGGAGGACCACGTCTTCGTCACCGAGGCGTATCTGCGGGCGGGCAACGTCGCGGTGCTCGGCGGCTACGTCTGCTACTACCACGTCCGGCGCGACGACTCCTCCAACGCCGGTTTCCAGCGCATCGATCCGGCCGGCTACTTCAAGAACCTCCGCGAGGCCCTGGACGTCGTCGAGCGGTACACCGAGCCCGGTCCGCTGCGGGACCGGCTGTTCCGGCGGTGGCTGCGGGTGGAGATGGTCGAGCGGATGCGCGGGCGCCGGCTGCTCGATCTGCCGCCCGACCACCGGCGGGAGCTGTTCACGCAGATGCACGAGGTCGTCGTGGAGCGCTTCGGGCCGGGAGTCGCGGCCGGGCTGCAGCCCACGCAGCAGATCGTCGCCGCGCTGATCGCCGCCGACCGCTACGACGCCGTGGAGGAGTTCGCCGCCTGGGAGGGCGGCGTCGCCCTGACCGCGCACCCCGGCCGGGTGGAGTGGGAGGACGGCGTGCTGAAGGTCGGGTTCACCGCCGAGTACACCGTCGCGGGGGCGCCGATGACCTTCTCCCCCGGCTCGGCCCCCACGCCGCTCGACGGGCCGCCGGAGGACCTTGCGGCGGCCGTGGAGTGGGTCGGCGCGGACACCGTGGCCCGGTTCGGGCAGGCCGGCGCCGATCTCCTGCTGCGCGAACGCGCGGGCGGCGCCCAGTACTTCCAGCCGGTGGAGGTCACCCGGGAGCGGGTGCCGGCGGGCGACGGCGACCGGTTCCGGCTGGTGCTGCGCGCGCGGGCCACGGTCGATCCGGCCGAACTCGCCGGTGCCGGGCTGTGGGACTCGGTGGTTCGGGTCAAGCTGGGCGGCTGGACGAAGGAGTGCCGGCTGGGCCCCGCGCCCGGCACGGACCGGCCCGCCCCGTTGGCCGCGCTGTCGGGCGGTCGTACGGTCCTGCCGTACTGGACGTCCCCGCACGCGTGTCTCGCCCTGGACGTCGACCGGGCCACCCGGCGCGTCGGGCTCGGCACGCTCACCCCGGACGACGCCGACGTCACGGACGGCCGTTTGCGCGTCCGGCTCCCGCTGCACGTGCCCGGCGGCGGCGTCGAGGCGTACCTGCGCCTGGAGGCGTCCGGCACCCGTCGCGACGTACCGGCCGTCCTGAGCCCGTACGGCACGGGCGCCCTCCTCGTCGCGGACGTGCCGCTCGACGGGCTGCGCGGCGGGAGGTGGCGCCTCGCGCTCGGTGTACCGGGGGCGCGATTCCTTCCGCTGCCCGTCGCCCTCCGGGTGCGGGCCGGGGGTGCCCGCGTGGTCCGGGCGCCCGGCCGGGGCCCGCTGCGGCGGCGACTGCGCGCGACGACGCTGGGGCGGACGGCGGCCCGGCTGCGTGCCCGGGTCCGGGCCCGGAGGGGGTGA
- the rfbC gene encoding dTDP-4-dehydrorhamnose 3,5-epimerase translates to MRPLGIDGAWVLEPQVFEDDRGTFHEWYRGEEFREATGHDLALAQANCSVSRRGVLRGLHYADVPPGQAKYVTCVRGAVLDVVADIRVGSPTFGQWEAVRLDDGGRRAVFLAEGLGHAFMALTDDATVVYLCSTGYDPRREHTVDALDPALGITWPDGLTPVLSPKDARAPSLAEAQEAGLLPSYQACRERYARARGGEPG, encoded by the coding sequence ATGCGGCCCCTCGGGATCGACGGCGCGTGGGTCCTCGAACCCCAGGTGTTCGAGGACGACCGGGGCACGTTCCACGAGTGGTACCGGGGTGAGGAGTTCCGCGAGGCCACCGGTCACGACCTGGCCCTGGCGCAGGCGAACTGCTCGGTCTCCCGGCGGGGCGTGCTGCGCGGCCTGCACTACGCGGACGTGCCGCCCGGACAGGCCAAGTACGTGACGTGTGTGCGCGGCGCCGTCCTCGACGTGGTGGCCGACATCCGCGTCGGCTCCCCCACGTTCGGGCAGTGGGAGGCGGTGCGTCTGGACGACGGCGGCCGGCGTGCGGTGTTCCTCGCCGAGGGGCTCGGGCACGCCTTCATGGCGCTCACCGACGACGCCACCGTGGTCTACCTGTGCTCGACCGGGTACGACCCGCGCCGCGAGCACACCGTCGACGCCCTCGACCCGGCGCTCGGCATCACCTGGCCGGACGGGCTCACGCCGGTCCTCTCCCCGAAGGACGCGCGGGCCCCCTCGCTGGCCGAGGCCCAGGAGGCGGGGCTCCTGCCGTCGTACCAGGCGTGCCGGGAGCGGTACGCGCGGGCGCGGGGTGGGGAGCCGGGCTGA